A window of the Fulvia fulva chromosome 3, complete sequence genome harbors these coding sequences:
- a CDS encoding Cell division control protein 73 yields the protein MAATAHSLPPDPLLLLRQSIAANTLPVPATHPDPSNQAQSDVSIADASHLIFNSHAQQDGPQHIAVPLTQHTRFTSGSGRPLDLRSIYLAWHNRDKAIAEYLSAISSTNEELKAAGKSETVTNLVFAERLDIRAWLAGEIGVNDSEYIKSLDDNKQLRAEAEDAAEKAAGDADVEMRDIASDESRRREEEERLHLIYAAERKMGNHNTVLRGSKTQDFSGIRKYSALFLGKQKPTAQAPALNNNPAMRPSVKPSQQGRRPEPIILLSSSFSSLIRMPNIKSFLAEGTYTPLEASGEAANILHITRNLRTIHPGHATRFILVDDPLHFRPDYWNRVVAVFTTGQTWQFKNYKWQNPAELFSHALGVYVGWKGEVVPDTVKGWGRGVLSVQIDKGSNRWRDREVVEDIWSQIEARMRAMGWGKDAQR from the coding sequence ATGGCTGCCACCGCACACAGCCTACCGCCGGATCCATTGCTACTTCTCCGACAGTCAATAGCTGCCAACACACTCCCAGTACCCGCGACACATCCCGACCCTTCGAACCAGGCGCAATCCGATGTCTCAATCGCAGACGCCTCACATCTGATCTTCAACTCCCACGCGCAGCAAGATGGGCCTCAACACATTGCAGTACCGCTCACACAACATACGCGCTTCACCTCGGGCTCAGGCCGGCCGCTGGACTTGCGATCAATATACTTGGCCTGGCATAACAGGGACAAAGCAATCGCAGAGTACCTGTCGGCCATATCCTCCACCAATGAAGAGCTGAAGGCGGCTGGCAAGAGCGAGACGGTGACGAACCTGGTCTTCGCCGAGAGACTCGACATTCGCGCATGGTTGGCCGGCGAGATTGGCGTCAACGACAGCGAGTACATCAAGAGCCTCGACGACAACAAACAGCTCAGGGCAGAGGCTGAAGATGCCGCCGAGAAGGCAGCCGGTGACGCCGATGTCGAGATGCGCGACATCGCCTCAGACGAGTCAAGACGTCGCGAGGAGGAAGAACGTTTGCACCTGATCTACGCTGCGGAACGCAAGATGGGAAACCACAACACCGTCCTGCGCGGCAGCAAGACCCAAGACTTCAGCGGAATTCGAAAGTACAGCGCTCTCTTCCTTGGCAAGCAAAAGCCAACTGCCCAGGCTCCAGCGCTCAACAACAACCCTGCGATGCGGCCATCTGTCAAACCGTCGCAACAGGGCCGCCGCCCAGAACCGATCATTCTACTGTCATCATCCTTCTCCAGCTTAATCCGAATGCCCAACATCAAGTCCTTCCTCGCAGAAGGTACCTACACTCCCCTCGAGGCGAGCGGCGAAGCTGCCAACATTCTACACATCACCCGCAATCTACGGACCATCCACCCGGGTCATGCTACGAGATTCATTCTGGTCGACGATCCTTTGCACTTCCGGCCGGACTACTGGAACAGAGTTGTGGCAGTGTTCACGACTGGTCAGACGTGGCAGTTCAAGAACTACAAGTGGCAGAACCCGGCGGAGCTGTTCAGTCACGCTCTAGGCGTGTACGTTGGCTGGAAGGGAGAAGTCGTGCCGGATACTGTGAAAGGTTGGGGAAGAGGCGTGCTGAGTGTGCAAATTGATAAGGGCAGCAATAGGTGGAGAGATCGGGAAGTGGTCGAGGATATCTGGAGTCAGATTGAGGCGCGGATGAGAGCAATGGGATGGGGCAAGGATGCTCAAAGATGA